A segment of the Flavobacterium azooxidireducens genome:
TCTTAAAACTAACAGGTTTCAAAGTATTTTTGGCTTTGTCTGCAAAAAAAAGTAATAATGCCGTAACGATTAACATAAATCCAACAAAAACGACATTGCCGTCAAAAAGTTGCTCTAATTCTTTTTCAAATAATAATCCAACGATTACAGCAGGAATCATTGACAGAATAATTTTCAATGAAAACTGAAAAGATTCGTTCCATTTAAATTGAAATAGACCCGTAATAATTTCTACAATATCTTTTCTAAAAACCACAACTGTACTTAAAGCTGTGGCAAAGTGAACAATTACGGTAAATAGTAATCCTTCTTCCGGCATTTTGTCTTCGCCTAAAATCGCTTTGGTAAGTTCTAAGTGTCCGCTGGAAGAAACGGGAAGAAACTCTGTTAAACCTTGAATAATTCCTAAAATAATAGCTTCTAAAATGCCCATTTTGGATTAGATAAAATAATTAATTAGTTGGATTTGATTGCTTTTTTGGATTTTTCATAATAGCATAAATCACCACGCCAAATCCAGCTAAAACAACTGTTGGTGCCAAACGAATTCTTCGGAAGTCAAAAATAGCTTCGCTAAAAACAGCTGGGTCATCGCTACCGCCGCCACTCATTAAAATAAAACCTAAGACGATAATTCCAATTCCGATTAAAAGAATTTTATAATTCACTTTTTCAAAAAGGAATTCCTGTTTTTGTTCGTTTTTACTGCTCATTTTTTCAAATAAAAATTAATATAAATCGTCTGTTCTAAGGTTTAAGAATTTTTGTGTGGCAAAGAAAGTGCTGAACCAAGAAATTAAAATTCCTAAAACTAAAACGCCTAATAAGACAGAACCTATCATTATTTGGTCTTCTAAAATACCAAGTTTTGGAAAATTAGAATCGATGTAAAATAACACACCAATTATTGCAATGATTGCCAATAGAGCACCAATTATTCCCAATTTTATGCTTCGCATGATGAATGGTTTTCTAATGAACGATTTTGTTGCTCCCACCATTTGCATCGTTTTGATGATAAATCGATTGGAATATATTGATAAACGCATCGAGCTATTGATCAATAAAACTGCTATAAAAGCCAGAAATCCGGTCACGATTAACATCCAAAAAGTGATTTTTTTAATGTTATCATTCACTAAATCAACTAAATGTTTATCGTAAACGATATCAGAAATCATCTTATTTTCCTTGAATTCTTTTTCAATTTTTTTGATGCTATCCGCTTCAACATAATCTGCTTTTAGATGGATATCAAAGGAATTCTGCAACGGATTAAATCCTAAAAACTGCATAAAATCCTCACCAATAATATCTTTATGTTTTGAAGCTGCCGTTTCTTTTGATACAAAAGTGTCAGTTTTTACATAAGCTGACGCTTTTAATTTTGCTTCAAAATTTTTAAGCACACTATCGTTTGCAGCATCTTTAAAATAGACCGACATTGGAATTTCTTCTTTAAAATCATCCGATAATTTTTTCGAATTAATCACAAAAAACCCAAGAATTCCCAATAAAAAAAGTACTAAAAACACACTTAATACCACAGAAAAATAGGAAGAAATAAGTCGTCTTTTTTGATACTTTTCGTAAGATGATGCCATAGAAATTAATTTAAGCCGTAAAATTAAAAAAGAAATTGGTTAAACCACAGTTTATAACGTTGAAAGTTTTGAGTTTAGTACAATAAACGTAAATTTGCCGTTTAAAAAACCTTAGCAACTCAGAAACTCAGTTCCTCAGCACCTTAGAATATGAAATACTTCCACGAAAAAATCGAAGCCAAATGGCAAGAATATTGGGCTAAAAACCAAACCTTTGCCGCACAAAATAATTCTGAAAAACCAAAATATTATGTGTTGGATATGTTTCCGTACCCATCCGGAGCAGGTTTACACGTAGGTCATCCGCTGGGATATATTGCTTCAGACATCGTGGCTCGTTATAAAAGACACAAAGGTTTTAATGTGTTGCATCCACAAGGATATGATTCATTCGGACTTCCGGCGGAGCAATATGCCATTCAAACCGGGCAACATCCCGAAAAAACGACCAAAGAAAATATAGCTCGTTATCGTGAGCAATTAGATAAAATCGGTTTTTCATTCGATTGGAGTAGAGAAGTTCGCACATCAAATCCGGATTATTACAAATGGACGCAGTGGATTTTTATTCAATTGTTTGATTCGTATTATTGTAAACACTCCGATCAAGCATTTCCAATTTCAGAATTGGTAAAAGTGTTTGAAGCCGAAGGAAATGCCAATGTGGATATCGTTTGTGATGACAACATAGAAATTTTTTCAGCAGCTGAATGGAATGCATTTTCATCTGAAAGACAACAAGAAATTTTATTAAAATATCGCTTAACGTATTTAGCCGAAACCGAAGTCAACTGGTGTCCCGCTCTAGGAACCGTTTTGGCGAACGACGAAATTGTCAATGGCGTTTCCGAACGTGGAGGTCATCCCGTCATCCGTAAAAAAATGACCCAATGGAGTATGCGAATTTCTGCGTATGCGGAACGTTTGTTACAAGGTTTAGAAACCATCGATTGGAGCGAAAGCATTAAAGAAAGTCAACGTAATTGGATTGGAAAGAGTGTTGGGGCGATGGTTTCCTTTAAAATCCTCCCCCCAACCCCCTCCAGAGGAGGGGGAGGCGAGCCGGGATATATGACCGGAGACCCGCTTTTGTCAAAAGATTTGTTGCCTCACGCTGTAGAAATGAGAAGAGAACCCACTTTTGCAGAAGCTATGTTGTGGGAAGAATTGAGAAAAGAAAAGCTTGGTGTGAGATTCAGAAGACAGCACTTAGTCGGAAAATACATTGCCGATTTTGTTTGTTTAGAGAAAAAGTTAATAGTAGAAGTGGATGGTGAATATCACAACATACCAGAACAACAAGCTTTAGATGCAGAACGAACATTAGAACTCGAACAAAAGTATTTTTTCAAAGTAATTCGCTTTACAAACGATGAAGTAAAACACCATATCAGCATTGTTCTAAAAAAAATAAAAGAAACACTAGATTCAAGACAAAGTTACCGCCCAGTCTCCCCCTCCCTTGGAGGGGGTCGGGGGGAGGAAATTTCCGTCTTCACAACCCGCCCCGACACCATCTTCGGCGTAACCTTCATGACCCTCGCACCCGAGCACGAACTGGTTTCGCAAATCACAACTCCTGAACAAAAAGCAGCTGTAGATGCGTACGTAGAAGCAACATCAAAACGTTCCGAAAGAGAACGAATGGCCGATGTAAAAACCATTTCCGGTGTTTTCACAGGAGCGTATGCCGAGCATCCGTTTACCAAAGAACCCATTCCGGTTTGGATAGGCGATTATGTGTTAGCCGGTTATGGAACCGGAGCTGTAATGGCTGTTCCGTGTGGAGACGAACGCGATTATGCGTTTGCCAATTTCTTCAAAGGAAAAGAAGGAATGCCCGAAATTAAAAACATTTTCAACCAAGATATTTCCGAAGCCGCTTTTGCAGAAAAAAGTGGTTTTGAATTAGTCAATTCTGATTTTTTAAACGGTCTAGGTTACAAAGAAGCCACCAAAAAAGGCATTGAAGCTTTAGAACAAATTGGTCAAGGAAAAGGAAAAACCAATTACCGTTTGCGTGATGCGGTTTTCTCAAGACAACGTTATTGGGGCGAACCGTTTCCAGTTTACTACGTTAATGGTTTGCCGCAAATAATTGATGTTAAACATCTTCCAATCATTTTACCTGAAGTAGAGAAATATTTACCCACAGAAGACGGACAACCGCCGTTAGGAAATGCTACGCACTGGGCTTGGGATGTGGAAAAGTTGCGAGTTACGAGTTGCGAGTTGATTGATAACAAAACCGTTTTTCCATTAGAATTGAACACGATGCCGGGTTGGGCAGGTTCTTCTTGGTATTGGATGCGTTATATGGATGCTCACAATGAAAACGAATTTGCAAGCCAAGATGCTTTGAACTATTGGGAAAACGTAGATTTATACATTGGTGGTAGCGAACACGCCACCGGACATTTATTGTACTCCCGTTTTTGGAATAAATTTTTAAAAGACCGCGGCTTCATCACACCCGAGGAACCATTTAAAAAATTGATTAATCAAGGGATGATTTTAGGGATGAGTGCTCTAGTGAAAAAAATAACAGAGGTTTTGATTGATTGTCCAAAAATTGGATTACATCATGTCTTTAAATTGGCTAGACCAGTTTGTCTTTCTGATGATTATTATGAAGTTGAATCAGAAACTGATTATAATTTGCGAAAATTATATATTAACTCAATTGATGATGAAAAGGTAAAAGAAGTTTTGAGTGGAATAGAAATAAACGAAATTGAAATTAAAATATATAATTCATTTCAATTACATGTAGATGTTAATTACATTAACTCTTCAGATGAGTTATTAATAGAAGAATTTGAAAAATCAGCTATTTATAATTCTAATTTTGAAAACACAACATTTTTTAAAATAAATGAAAGGTTTAAAGTCTCTCGAGAAGTCGAAAAAATGTCCAAATCCAAATACAACGTAGTCAACCCCGACGATATTTGCAACCAATACGGAGCCGACACCTTACGTTTATACGAAATGTTCCTCGGTCCATTAGAACAAGCAAAACCTTGGAATACAGCCGGAATTACCGGAGTTTCAGGCTTCCTGAAAAAATTATGGCGTTTGTATTTTGACGATAATGGTTTGATTGTCACTAATGATGAACCAACCGCAGAAATGTACAAATCATTACACAAAACCATCAAAAAAGTAACAGAAGACATTGAGAATTTCTCGTTCAATACTTCCGTTTCACAATTTATGATTTGTGTGAACGAATTGGCTCAGTTAAAATGCAATCACCGAAAAATTTTAGAACCGTTAGCTATTTTGGTTTCACCGTATGCTCCGCACATTGCCGAAGAATTATGGAGTCAATTGGGTCACGAAGGTTCGGTTTCAACCGTAGCATTTCCAATTTTTGAAGAGAAATATTTAATAGAATCCGAAAAAGAATATCCGGTTTCTTTTAATGGGAAAATGCGATTCACAATCAAATTACCATTGGATTTAACCGCTGCTCAAATTGAAGAAATTGTGATGGCAGACGAACGCACCCAAGCTCAATTGCAAGGAAGAACGCCAAATAAAGTGATTATTGTTCCCGGGAAAATTATCAACTTAGTGGGATAATTTTATAAAAAGATTTAGCCACGGATTTGCAAATTCAATTGTGAATCCGTGGCTTTTTTCATCAACAAGTGTTAAACAATACCTAAAGCCATTTTTTTGGCAGATTTTTTGATTTCATAAAATTAATTCAAATACTTACTGCTTATGAAATCACGAATACTACTCTTTGTACTGTTTTTCGCATCTTTTTTGTTTGCTCAAGAAGAAGAAATGTTAGAAACACAAGTCTTGCCAAATGAAATTGTTTTTGATTTTTCGGGTTTTTACACACCCATTTTGAACACTAATTTCATTGGTTTTTCAATGGATATTCGATATTATATTCGAGAAAATTGGGCAAGCGGTATCAATGTAAGCTATGCTTCCAGAAAAACAAATACCGATTTTCGATACGATGTGCTAAGTCCAGCCGTTCAATACAGCGAAATAAGTTGGCTCAACCAATTTGATTTATTGAAGAAAGAAAAATTTAGAATCGGTCTGCAATTGAGCAACGGTTTAGCAATGGCTACGTTGGTTGATCGCGACATTGTAGAAGAATTTTGGGATGAATACGGCGTTAACGAATCCGCCAAACGCATCGAAACCAATTATTTCTACATTCTTCAACCCGGCATAGAAGCTTCCGTTAGAGTGTATGACAATAAGCGTTTTCCGGATGTTTACCTCACCGCCGAAGCAAAATACCGCCAAGCAATGGGAGCACCAAAATTTGCCACCACAAGTGATTTTTCTAGTTATCATTTCGGACTCGGAGTTTCGCTGATTGGTTTTCTCTAAATAAATTCAAGCAAATAACTGCCAAATTTTCAGTAAAAATAATTTACACAAATTTGGCTTGCAATTTGCTATATATTTGTAACTTTATATTTTTAAAATAAGAAAAAAAATGATAGGATATTATATTATACTTGGAGCAATTGCTTTAGTAAGTTGGTTAGTAAGTCGTCAACTAAAGAAAAAATTTGAATTTTATTCAAAAGTTCAATTGCGTAACGGAATGAGCGGAGCAGAAATCGCTCAACGAATGCTCGAAGACCACGGGATTTATGACGTAAAAGTCATCTCAACTCCCGGTCGTTTAACCGATCACTACAACCCAACTGACAAAACAGTAAACTTGAGTGAAGCTGTTTACAACCAACGAAACGCCGCTGCTGCAGCTGTTGCCGCTCACGAAGTTGGTCACGCCGTGCAACACGCAACCGCCTACGAATGGTTGACGTTACGTTCCAAATTAGTACCTGTAGTGAGTGTTTCCTCCGGAATGTCGCAATGGTTAGTAATCGGTGGTTTAATTTTAGGAGCCGCTTCCGGAAGTGCAATCGGATTTTACGTAGCCATCGCCGGTTTAGTGATGATGGCGTTAGCTACCACATTCAGTTTCATTACTTTACCTGTGGAATACGATGCGAGTAACAGAGCATTAGCTTGGTTAAAGAAAGCAAATATGGTCGGTCAACAAGAATATGAAGGAGCTCAAGATGCCTTAAAATGGGCTGCCAGAACCTATTTAGTTGCTGCAATTGGTGCCTTAGCATCCTTATTATATTGGGCTCTCCAAGTATTTGGTTCCAGAGACTAGTTCAAAAAAATAAAATTACCAAAATCCGTTACCATCGTAGCGGATTTTTTTTTGGAAGCGAATGGCTCGGGCTTTTTCAGGAAACCATATTCCCGCTTTCCGTTGCAATTTTTTGTTCACGAGCAAAGCTCGCCAACAAAAAGATTTCCACTGCAATCGGGGCTAGAAGGGAATGGTAATCAGTTGACAGTTTTCAACACAATCTTGTCATTCCGTAGGAATCTCAACCTTATTTTTCATAAGTTTTTTATTTCCGATCATTTTAAGTAAACAAGAACTTCGTGCCTTACTTACTTCGCGGCAAAAACCCGCAACCCGCAACCTTCCAACCCGCAACCCCTACAACTGTATCTGCCGCTCAATCTGCTGTTCCAACGAAATAAACGTCTCTGTTCTCGAAACACCATCTATCGGTTGAATTTTTTTATTAAGCAGTTGCATCAAATGTTCGTTATCTCTACAAATTATTTTAACCAAAATACTCCAGTTTCCTGTCGTATAATGACATTCCAACACTTCCGGAATTTTTTTCAATTCTCGCACAGCATCCGAATTACTCGACGCTTTATCCAAATAAATGCCAACAAAAGCCATCGTTTTATACCCTAACACCTTATTATTAATCACAAATTTAGAACCCGAAATCACACCGGCTTCTTCCAGTTTTCGCAACCGCTGATGAATGGCAGCACCGGAAATTCCTATTTTATTTGCAATTTGTAAAATGGGTTTTCGAGCATCTTCCATCAAATCACGAAGAATTTCTTTATCAATACCGTCAATTTCTATTTCAAGCGAATTGATTTTCATACTTATAAATTTTAATTAAAAATATAAAATTACTTTCTAAAATACTAAAAAATCAATTTTAAAGTTACATTATTATAAAATTTACTTTTTCAAAGAATTTGAGATTGAAAAATCTATTAGGATTCTTAAACTAAAAAAATTAAATTTGTTAATCAACTAAATCAATCTTACCAAACAAACATCACATGAAAAAATATATTCATTCACTGCTCTTTTTATTCGTAATTACATTTTCATTTGCTCAGGATTCCATTCAAAATGGCGGACAAGCTTCGATGAACGGAACATTGGATAAACAATTTGATTATGTCGTTCAAAAATCAAATAATTTTCAGGAGTATAAAGTTGTAAAAAGAGATTTTCTAACGATTTTAAAACGAAATAGTATTGATTCCGTTAACCGATTCAAAACTGAATTAGCCGATTTAAAACAAGAATTTGCATCACATTCTGCAACTGTTCAGCAATTAAAAGATACATTAAAAACAACACAGGCTGAACTTGATAAACTTAAAATAGCTCAGGATAATGTTTCGTTTCTTGGGGCTCCAATCAGCAAAACGAACTATAATTTGATTATGTGGGGAATTATTTCGGTTTTACTTCTAATTTTATTGGTGTTTTTGTTTCAATTTAAAGGAGCAAAATCAACAGCCAACGAAGCAAAAAATAATCTGGAAAAACTGGAAGAAGTTTACGAAGATTACAAACGAAAAGCCCTCGAAAAAGAGCAAAGATTAGGTCGTCAACTGCAAGATGAAATCAATAAACAAAATAAATCTTCCAAATAATTAACTGCCAACATTATTTGGGTTATAACCCATATACGGCACTTCTTTATCTGTAAAAATCACGCCAAATGACTCTAATTCTTTCAAAATTGGTTCATAAACTTCTTTTTTAATTGGTAATTGCACTCCTGGAGTAGTGATGTTTCCATTCAAAATTTGTAGCGTAGCAATGGCAACCGGAAGTCCGACTGTCTTCGCCATAGCAGTATACGTTTGATCATCGCCTAAACAAACCATGGTGCTGTCTATTTGTTTTTTCTTTCCGTCTAATTCAAATCCAAATTTGTGGTACATCACAATCATGTCTTTGTCTTCGGGTTGAAGGGCCCATTTTTCGGCCAAAATATGCTCTAAATATTGAGCTGGGGTTGCGTTTTTAATGCCGGCTTTTTTGTCTCCGTCAAATAAATCGAGTTCCACAAACTTATCCCAAATCACATCATCTTGATCAATTTTGAGATAATGGCGTAACTTCAATTCTACTGAATCCGTAGGATGATAAGCTAAAAACGAGTTAGTAAAATCACGGTAACTCATGTTTTCCGAATTTTCCATCGGATAACCGTCATCGGTCATTCCTAATTGAACCAACATATCCCACGCTTTTGAATAACCCACTCGTCGTAATGTTCCGCGATACATGGTTAAGATATTATCTAAACCATAAATGCTTCTGTATTTTAACGAATCGCGGTTGGCATAACCTTCAAAACGTCCGTAACCTTCGACTTCTAAAAATTCGGTTCTGCGAAATAATTTATTGTAAGGAATGTATTTGTACTTTCCTTCCTGAATGAATTTTGAAACACCGCCTTGTCCTGCTAAAACCACATTTCTCGGATTCCA
Coding sequences within it:
- the uppP gene encoding undecaprenyl-diphosphatase UppP — its product is MGILEAIILGIIQGLTEFLPVSSSGHLELTKAILGEDKMPEEGLLFTVIVHFATALSTVVVFRKDIVEIITGLFQFKWNESFQFSLKIILSMIPAVIVGLLFEKELEQLFDGNVVFVGFMLIVTALLLFFADKAKNTLKPVSFKNALFIGIAQAIAMLPGISRSGATISTSVLLGVDKSKAARFSFLMVVPLIFGKIAKDVMSGDLVYNESSFGYLSAGFLAAFIAGLFACSWMVKLVRNSKLKYFSIYCLVVGLLAIIIGLTL
- a CDS encoding DUF3098 domain-containing protein, translating into MSSKNEQKQEFLFEKVNYKILLIGIGIIVLGFILMSGGGSDDPAVFSEAIFDFRRIRLAPTVVLAGFGVVIYAIMKNPKKQSNPTN
- a CDS encoding cell division protein FtsX, whose protein sequence is MASSYEKYQKRRLISSYFSVVLSVFLVLFLLGILGFFVINSKKLSDDFKEEIPMSVYFKDAANDSVLKNFEAKLKASAYVKTDTFVSKETAASKHKDIIGEDFMQFLGFNPLQNSFDIHLKADYVEADSIKKIEKEFKENKMISDIVYDKHLVDLVNDNIKKITFWMLIVTGFLAFIAVLLINSSMRLSIYSNRFIIKTMQMVGATKSFIRKPFIMRSIKLGIIGALLAIIAIIGVLFYIDSNFPKLGILEDQIMIGSVLLGVLVLGILISWFSTFFATQKFLNLRTDDLY
- a CDS encoding leucine--tRNA ligase, whose amino-acid sequence is MKYFHEKIEAKWQEYWAKNQTFAAQNNSEKPKYYVLDMFPYPSGAGLHVGHPLGYIASDIVARYKRHKGFNVLHPQGYDSFGLPAEQYAIQTGQHPEKTTKENIARYREQLDKIGFSFDWSREVRTSNPDYYKWTQWIFIQLFDSYYCKHSDQAFPISELVKVFEAEGNANVDIVCDDNIEIFSAAEWNAFSSERQQEILLKYRLTYLAETEVNWCPALGTVLANDEIVNGVSERGGHPVIRKKMTQWSMRISAYAERLLQGLETIDWSESIKESQRNWIGKSVGAMVSFKILPPTPSRGGGGEPGYMTGDPLLSKDLLPHAVEMRREPTFAEAMLWEELRKEKLGVRFRRQHLVGKYIADFVCLEKKLIVEVDGEYHNIPEQQALDAERTLELEQKYFFKVIRFTNDEVKHHISIVLKKIKETLDSRQSYRPVSPSLGGGRGEEISVFTTRPDTIFGVTFMTLAPEHELVSQITTPEQKAAVDAYVEATSKRSERERMADVKTISGVFTGAYAEHPFTKEPIPVWIGDYVLAGYGTGAVMAVPCGDERDYAFANFFKGKEGMPEIKNIFNQDISEAAFAEKSGFELVNSDFLNGLGYKEATKKGIEALEQIGQGKGKTNYRLRDAVFSRQRYWGEPFPVYYVNGLPQIIDVKHLPIILPEVEKYLPTEDGQPPLGNATHWAWDVEKLRVTSCELIDNKTVFPLELNTMPGWAGSSWYWMRYMDAHNENEFASQDALNYWENVDLYIGGSEHATGHLLYSRFWNKFLKDRGFITPEEPFKKLINQGMILGMSALVKKITEVLIDCPKIGLHHVFKLARPVCLSDDYYEVESETDYNLRKLYINSIDDEKVKEVLSGIEINEIEIKIYNSFQLHVDVNYINSSDELLIEEFEKSAIYNSNFENTTFFKINERFKVSREVEKMSKSKYNVVNPDDICNQYGADTLRLYEMFLGPLEQAKPWNTAGITGVSGFLKKLWRLYFDDNGLIVTNDEPTAEMYKSLHKTIKKVTEDIENFSFNTSVSQFMICVNELAQLKCNHRKILEPLAILVSPYAPHIAEELWSQLGHEGSVSTVAFPIFEEKYLIESEKEYPVSFNGKMRFTIKLPLDLTAAQIEEIVMADERTQAQLQGRTPNKVIIVPGKIINLVG
- a CDS encoding zinc metallopeptidase — encoded protein: MIGYYIILGAIALVSWLVSRQLKKKFEFYSKVQLRNGMSGAEIAQRMLEDHGIYDVKVISTPGRLTDHYNPTDKTVNLSEAVYNQRNAAAAAVAAHEVGHAVQHATAYEWLTLRSKLVPVVSVSSGMSQWLVIGGLILGAASGSAIGFYVAIAGLVMMALATTFSFITLPVEYDASNRALAWLKKANMVGQQEYEGAQDALKWAARTYLVAAIGALASLLYWALQVFGSRD
- a CDS encoding Lrp/AsnC family transcriptional regulator; the protein is MKINSLEIEIDGIDKEILRDLMEDARKPILQIANKIGISGAAIHQRLRKLEEAGVISGSKFVINNKVLGYKTMAFVGIYLDKASSNSDAVRELKKIPEVLECHYTTGNWSILVKIICRDNEHLMQLLNKKIQPIDGVSRTETFISLEQQIERQIQL
- a CDS encoding saccharopine dehydrogenase family protein; protein product: MRNILIIGAGRSASSLIKYLLNKAIAEDLHLTIADLSLELAKKKTNNHPNATPILLDISNVENRQKEIQKADIVISMLPAHLHIEIAEDCLTFNKHMVTASYISPKMQELDSQAKEKGLIFMNEIGLDPGIDHMSAMKIIDEIREKGGKMIQFESFCGGLVAPESDTNLWNYKFSWNPRNVVLAGQGGVSKFIQEGKYKYIPYNKLFRRTEFLEVEGYGRFEGYANRDSLKYRSIYGLDNILTMYRGTLRRVGYSKAWDMLVQLGMTDDGYPMENSENMSYRDFTNSFLAYHPTDSVELKLRHYLKIDQDDVIWDKFVELDLFDGDKKAGIKNATPAQYLEHILAEKWALQPEDKDMIVMYHKFGFELDGKKKQIDSTMVCLGDDQTYTAMAKTVGLPVAIATLQILNGNITTPGVQLPIKKEVYEPILKELESFGVIFTDKEVPYMGYNPNNVGS